From Labrus bergylta chromosome 22, fLabBer1.1, whole genome shotgun sequence, one genomic window encodes:
- the serpine1 gene encoding plasminogen activator inhibitor 1, with protein sequence MLCVYVFLMLTLSRVGLGSLQDKQTDFGLKVFSQLVQNSPDQNMAVSPYGVASVLTMAQLGAAGNMRRALNAAMGFSLQERGMSRQQRLLQRDLSSEEGVDTASGVMVERKMSLEKGYRRALAKAFQTHPHQMDFTKPDQAVNVINAWVSDHTAGSIPEFLASGSLSDETRMVLLNALHFQGIWKVPFDPKLTQERMFRCANGSSVPVHMMRLTNRFHYGEFVTADGVDYDVIEVPYEGNSLSMLLVSPFEPEVLLSTLSADLSSERIHQWRAEFRNVKRQLALPRFTLDSKVNLKSTLMNMGLGDMFNLATADFTRITTDERLCVSKVLQRVKIEVNERGTRGSAATAAVMFSRMAVEELTLDRPFLFLIQHKPTGAVLFAGQVNQPQHQ encoded by the exons ATGCTTTGCGTGTACGTCTTCCTGATGCTGACCCTGAGCAGAGTCGGTCTCGGCTCTCTGCAGGACAAACAGACTGACTTCGGCCTGAAGGTTTTCTCTCAGCTGGTCCAGAACTCTCCAGACCAAAACATGGCCGTGTCCCCGTACGGCGTGGCCTCGGTGCTCACCATGGCTCAGCTCGGCGCCGCAGGAAACATGCGCAGAGCTTTAAATGCTGCCATGGGCTTCTCTCTGCAAG AGCGAGGTATGTCCCGGCAGCAGCGCCTCCTGCAGAGAGACCTCTCCAGCGAGGAGGGCGTGGACACGGCAAGCGGGGTGATGGTGGAGAGGAAGATGAGTCTAGAGAAAGGATACCGCCGCGCCCTGGCCAAGGCCTTCCAGACCCACCCACACCAGATGGACTTCACCAAACCAGATCAGGCCGTCAACGTCATCAACGCCTGGGTGTCAGACCACACGGCAG GATCCATCCCTGAGTTCCTGGCATCTGGCTCTCTGTCTGATGAGACCCGCATGGTTCTCCTGAACGCGCTCCACTTCCAGGGTATCTGGAAGGTTCCCTTCGATCCCAAACTGACCCAGGAGAGGATGTTCCGCTGCGCTAACGGCAGCTCTGTACCCGTGCACATGATGAGACTCACCAACCGCTTCCACTACG GTGAGTTCGTGACCGCTGATGGTGTGGACTATGATGTCATTGAGGTCCCTTACGAGGGAAACTCACTGAGCATGCTCCTGGTGTCTCCCTTTGAGCCCGAGGTTCTACTGAGCACGCTCAGTGCGGATCTGAGCAGCGAGAGGATCCATCAGTGGAGGGCGGAGTTTAGGAACGTCAAGAGACAGCTGGCCCTGCCCAG gttcACTCTGGACTCGAAAGTGAACTTGAAGTCTACTCTGATGAACATGGGTCTGGGGGACATGTTCAACCTGGCGACCGCCGACTTCACGCGCATCACCA ctgatGAACGGCTGTGTGTGTCGAAGGTTCTGCAAAGAGTGAAGATCGAGGTGAACGAGAGAGGAACCCGAGGATCCGCTGCAACAG ctgctgtgatgttttCTCGTATGGCCGTGGAGGAGCTCACTCTGGACCGACcgttcctcttcctcatccagCACAAACCCACAG GTGCTGTTCTGTTCGCCGGTCAGGTCAATCAGCCGCAACATCAATAA